The genomic interval TTAAAATGCTATTTCCTGAAGAACTTCAAGTGTCTTTTGATGAACCTGTATGTGAGACAAGGATACAAATGAATAACCAGAAGAATGTTGAATAACATGACAGCAAAATGAAGGAAACTATAATGGGAGATGGTATAACAAAACTATTTACGCCAATCGTGACTTATCAAGCAATTTACATATCATACAGAAGATTGACATAGTGAAAGATGGTTTGTGTCATGACAAATCCTGTGACTTCTTCATAGATGAAAATAATAAGAACCATTTTAAAATACAATTTCAAGACAGTAACTAGTGAAGGTTACCCATTCTAGATGTTGTGCTGTGATGCCAGAGACATTTCCTCCATATATGCCACCTAAGACCTGGAAAGTTAAAAGTATCCAATCAGGATTCACCCTATCAAGTGAAGGTTACTTCATATGTCAGTAAGATTGATCAGAGTGACTCGGGCAACTTTCATGCTACACACAAGATGTTTCTTGATTACACATAGCACGTTTGCTTTCCCGACTTGACCATATCAAGCATTTTGGACACTATGAGGTTACAAAGGAATTGAAATAACTTTTGGACAACCTAAAAGCTAAATTGTGTGCATCAAAATGACTTCTCACCTTGGATACAGTTTCAAGAAACATGCCAGGGCGCACAGGTAGCGCTTTTCGTCCTGTAACACTTTCCTGCCAGCAATGATGCATAGGTCAGTATAATACAATATCTATATGGACAGATTGTGTTGCATGTTTACATAATATGCACTGTTTACACAACTGTCAGCAATATACTGTATTTGAACCCACCCTTCCTGCAATTCCACTTCCCTTCTTGCTGGTAGTATTTTTGTCATCACTGCCTGACTCTTCTGCACCTTCGTCTTTTCCTTCCATTACATTTTTTATCATCTCCTCCACAGTCTTCCCCGGTTTCAAAGCTACCAGTTTGGTTAAGAAGTTCACCTGCACAGACAGAAGTTTTAATATGGTCGTCGTACCTTATGATGAAATGATCATGGAATCATCGTAAGTAGAATGCAACTTCCAAAGCATAGAGATGAACTCTTAGGAAACATTATGATACTGACTCATTataaagaaacaaatataGGGTACTGAATCAGTTTGGTattctataatttttttttgtcaaggTAGTAGTAGTTCAGACCTCTGATTCAGGAAGAGTCTTAAACCCACGATCATTTCTCTCATCTAGTATTCCACCGCCCATCCTATTTCGAGCTTCCTCTCTGATCAAAACAAGCCTTGCAAGTAACTTCCGATCCGGAACTACTGGCCGAGTTTCCATTGTCTTCATTCATAAAGTGGAATCATTAGCAGAAACAAGAACAGGCTTTAGTACTATGTTCAACTattgagaaaacaaaagtAAGTTGTTTCTCAAAGTTCATCTAACATGATAACGCAATAAAACATGAAAACACAGTACTCAGTGCTAATGAATGGCACTACATATTGCAATACCCTAAAAGAACAGTACCTTATTTATTCTCACTAAAGCatattaattaaaatagtTATTGACACAATAAACAAAATCTTTTAAAACGAGAATCTGATGATGTTGTACGAAGATTTGCCAACATAAAAAGTGTTCTGCTCATACATTTCAGTTTCAACATGTAGGAGTCAACATTCAACAATCCCCATTAAACATTACCCATGAAATGCGCCAACTACAAAGTTGATGTGGTAAACATAATTTACAaaaatgcaacaattaaaACAATCAAGCCCGGTCAAGAGTAAAGTTTAGTGATGGTTTTAAAGTAGAAATACAAAAGCTGGTCAGTATCATTGTTAGTTTAGAGCTAGCCAGAAAACCAGCTACGAAAATGTTAAACTTGGTTTAATTGGATCAGCAACAGACAGAGCGCATCATGATTTGCCCAACATACAATGTTATTTAATGGAAAAGACACTCTATTCAGAACCTTATAGTATAAGTTTTTAGTGATTACCTCCAGTAAATCATCAGCTTGATTGGCAATTTCATTTAGATTTGCAGCTGGAACATGAACTTTGACGTCATTTTTACTTTGAAATACACCACCACCAGCAGCCACTCTGCGTAGTAATTCCTGTCTGCTGTCTTTCAGAGGAGTTCTACACAGTAGGCCAATCACTTGAAcctaaaattaaaaacattCATCGCATTCAAACAAGAAGTACCCTAATTTGCCAAAGACTAGCAGTCTAGCATTACAAAATAATCAGAAAACGACCTAAATGTAAAGTTCTCACGTGTGGGGGGCATTTTTTGGTAAGGTAGGATAAGACTGTGTCCTTGATCACCTCCAATAGCGACTTACGCTGACAAGTGACAATTAAAGATCATACCATTCAGAACTAAACATTGCATCCAAAGAATGTACAACAATTGACAGACCGCTAGCTGAATCATATTAACATCAAAAACAATAGCAGCAAGTAAAAGGCGAAATCGGAAACCTTGTCATCTTGGTCATCATCAGCAAGCTGAATCATGTAATCCAAAGCCATCATGAAGCCGGCCTCCATCTCATCCACTCTCTTCCCCAGCACTCCTTGTGCAGCTATCTCCACTGCCACCTCTTCAGACGCCTCATCCATCTTCATGTCTTCCAACTACACCAACATGTCAACACACTAATCACtttgataataataataatgaagcCTAACGTTTttataatcaaaattaaattcaagAACTGGGTGTATTTAGCTAAGAGCTTACGAGGGTGATCATTTCTTCGAGGACAGAAGTGACTTGCTCTCCACCTTTGAGGAGGGCTTCAATCTGGGCCGGGTCGGTCTTCTCTTGGGTGGTTTTATCCCGGTTTTGGGCGCCCAATACGTCATCTGGGAAGCCTCCACCGACCTCGTAAGAGCCACAGAGTCGCTGGAATTGCGGCTTCTTTTTGGGTTGATGATTTGGAGGGAACTGGGAATGAGTGTAGTGATATGAAAAGGatgggagagagaggagagtaATTGGGTGGCGAGATTGTGATGGTGAGAATGAAAGAGTGGGGAAGAAGATGGTGGTGGTGCTCTGCAACATTTCTGGGGATTTTGGTTGGGTTTATGCGACCCCAAACCCGGCTaggataaataaaataaatgaaatcacGCCGTCTGTGGGAATCGAACCCACGACCACACGGTTAAAAGCCGTGCGCTCTACCGGCTGAGCTAAGACGGCTCATGTCTTCTTTTGTcgtttatttcaattttaactgTATAAGGGTAAAAGGTAATTGTGAAAACTGAATGATTGTTATTCCTGTGAAATTCCAATTTATATGGTTTGAACCTTGGAGGGGTTTTTGCTTCTCTGCTTCGAACACGGGCGGTGACTTTCTAGTGGCGGCAGGGCGTTTGAAGCCAAAGTGCCGCTCAGTGGCCGGAGGTCGGTGACGCCTCGATCGATCTCGGGGTGCTACTCTTTGGAGATTCGGTGTGGGCGCTTGGGCTCTTTTTGGGCCTGGGTATGGGTCATTTTAGGTGGTATGGGTCTTTGGGCCCATGTTTGTGTTTTATTTAGTTTAATTTTttgctttctttgttttatgttGTCCCTTCTCGATGAGGGGGTTTTGGGTTGGTATGGTGGTGTAATTGGAAGTGTCGCGGGGATGTCATGATTATGGTGTTAGGTCCAGGGACTATCTTATGTCGGTTAATTCTCGTTGTCAATGTACTAAAGAGGGTTGTTTCTGCATATATGCTGGTGGATTCAGTATGTAGTGCTTGCTATagcgatttttttttttgagattgGTCGAAAGGAGGTATTGAGACGTCTGGAGTAGATTACGCTACAATTGAATCCCTCTTGGTTTTTTGTCCACTGTAATCTCTATTTTCTTAGGTAGGGATGAGTGAGAATTATCACGTACCTCCCTTGATTTGTAATTGTTGGCATAGACTTATGctcgccataatcagcacaactatcagcGTATTAAGACTAATAAATAGCCAAGTCTCGCAATACTAACAGTGAGTCGGCCGCACTAGCTATGCAATGGGCCGCCCCGCGGCCCAAACCgactacggacgcgccctcacgcACATCCGAAGAAAGACTCCAGAGAACCACCTTAATTGGACATTGTCCCACACCGGAAGAGGAGTAAATGATCTACCTcgactcaacaataaaaggtcaaacccctgacctcataaggtaagtaCACTACACCCTCTactgttactctgcataaattaccatCAGCCTAACTAGAACGTctgagagttgaagaccacgccacCGTGGTCTCCACTTTGACAACTTGTGCCATTTTGTGACAGGAAATGAACAAGGAGTACGGCGTACTGCATCCGCAAAGAATACAACGTATCACATCAGTATAATTCACTACGTTAACAGTAATATTGGATTTTATTTAGATATATACTTAccttttctaaaaaaaaatgtatatggCTCGTATGCCGGTAGAGTTGTGTCCATGTCTACCATGTGCTATTTAAAGTCTAGCAGATACGTAGAAGAAGGTGAAGATAAATTACTATCATTTCCTAGAACAACATAatgataaaatgaaaaaaaaaatagtcattGGAACTTCATACCAAACCGTATTTTTTTTACCAGTGGAACACACTTGTTCAATGTTGGATTTGTGACTATGATAAAAATTAAAGAGTACTTTAAAAGATTGACGAAACTACACATTTAAATTAGGGAGCAGAAATTTGCCCACCCAATTTTACAATCCACactcaatttatttttttaataaaattaattattatcttattatacaaattttactaaaaatgaaaattagaaTGTGGATTGTAAAATTGAGTGCAAATTGCACTGCCCTTGATTTATCACCAAATtgagaattttcttttttccttgtaCGCATAACCAAAATACAAGATAAACACAATGATCTAACTCACAAAATAACTTCCTTCTTCCTCATTAGCGTGAAACAAAAAATTCACACATGGACACACTCACACCACCACTGCATCACATTGGTCTCCCCTTTCTTTCTTGGtttaattttacatttacagcATGGGCAGGGTAAAATTACCGTGCAGCACAAATTGAACAGTTATGGGTTGTGACAGTTGATGCGCCACCATCATAAACACGAGATAGTGGATGCGCCTCCCCTCAACCCCACACCAATACTGCCATATATTTCGAATATTGCTCCAAATTTAACCCTCAGTTATATTGATGGCCCCATATCGAATAATACATGAACAAAAATTTATGATCACAATTTATTAATGCAGCCCATTTTCACTAACCACTTATCTAAAAAAAGAAcagtaaaagaaaataaattcataTTAATAGTTTAATGTGACAGTGCCTACCGGgccttccttttgtttccatcGCTATCCACTTTTGCAGACCTGAAAACACACTGATCGGAAGAACGTACGGATTCATACCACGTGGACGGTTAAAAACTCGTCCCCACGCGAAAGGTCATGAAAAACCGAAAGGTCAAGCAAATTAACCCAAAAACCGGTGATCAATGCGTGACAGGCCGAAGGTCATTTCGGGAAAACGCGAGTGGCAACGCATCGTAATTTTCCCCCAAAATCCAGGGTAGCGCCACAACCCAACGTTTTTTAAAATCCCCAATGTATCCCCAAACGGTTGCGCTTCCTCGCTTCTATAAAACCCCTGCCCCACCATCAGCTCCAAACCCACGCCTTTTCTATTTTCGCCATCACTCTCACAGAGCAAGGgtttctcttccttttctcCACTCTCTCGCTTTTTAAGCTTTTCGTTTTCTCATCAATGGCGGACCAGGAAGTTCAGAACGGCGGAGCTGTCAAGGCCGCCACTGTGGCTTTTGACCTCGTCTCTGTGCTCGAAGTCGAGGCTCCTAAGGCGGAGGAGGCTGTTCAGTTCTACAAGGAGGTCTTCGGGGCTGTGGAGGTCGAGCGCGGCGCGAATCCCAAGCGTAAGGCGGACCAGGAGCAACCTCTCATCCATGTGCTGCTCAAGTTTGGCTCCGGCAAGGTCTTGGTCGTCGATCGCCTTGAGGAGGAGTGAGTCAATATTTATCTTgactatttattttttttgcgcTAAATCGTTGTATTTTGTTAGATCGTTTAGATCTGTAGGTTTTAGAGGCTGTGACTGTTGTTATATTTTCATGTTGACTTTCTCTTTCTAGCTTTTGGTCTCTAGCTACGTTATTAGATTTTCGTTTATGTATTTGATTCTGCATGATAtgctatttttttgttgacttaTCCATTCGGTTTGTGCAGTTTGAaattatttactgtttttgttATTTGATATTAGCTGTTTGGTTATTTGTTTCAGTCCAAATAATAATTTGTATATAATTTGTCTTACTGGTAGTCTTCTTGGTCATGAAAGTTAATATTATATGTTTCTTAGTTTAGTTTACCAAAAGCCTGTGGAAATTTACTGTGTGGAAGTTATGAGACATTTTCCAGTGATGAACATAATCTGAGGTTGTTTCTAATTTTAACCTATTTTTGCCTGTTTATTATTTAGAAGAATCCGTTTCAATATGTTATTAAGTCTTGCTCCGTGTTGATTCGTTTTATATACTGTGCTTTGTTTATTGACCAGGTTGAAGACTAAGAAGAACAGTGCCTTTCAATTGGTCTCTGAGGATGATGTTGAGGCTGTGATCAAGAAGGTTGTGGCTGCTGGAGGGACTACTGAGAGTGGTGTGACTGAGGACCAGGCTTGCTTCCCTGGGAAGCACATCTCCGGCAAAGTCACGGATTCGTTCGGAGTTTCCTGGACAATTGTTGGCAAGAAGAGCACTACTGAGAATGGAGCAAACAGCCCTGCTGCCGAGACTGTGGCGAACAACACCACCGTTGCTTAGGTCTAGGCTTCTCGGCTATGATGATCCGGTTTTAATCTAATGTCTAATCTAGTAGTAGTAGGGTGAATCAGCTAGGCTTATTCTGGGTTGTGTCTTGCCGTTGGTGCTTAATCCGTGCGTTTATTTTGAGGATATGAACTAGTTTTTGCTATGATATTGTGGCATTGAACTCAGTTTCTATGTTTTCTTCGTTTTGCTATGCATTGGATAAAGGCTCTCATACTTATTTCCCAAATTGCCCTAAATTTTCTCATCGTCTCCCTTCTGCACCTTCTGCCTGCATCGTTCTTGACCGAGCCAAATTCAGCCTCAGACTCTCCATTTCGATTTTCTTCTCGGACGCTGTCATGGCTTCCCGCCGTCATATCTCATGAAAACGGCCACATCTTATTCCTTACTTCCCCCGTCCTTGGATTGTACATGCGCAAGATGTAGACAACAAATTGACGATGATTACATCTAGGTATTTTCTGCAATTTATGGCAACGACTTGGGCTACTTCTGGGTGAAAGAATATCAAAATATCATGccttttcttgtttgagtgAGTGGCTCTTCAATTCGATTTCATTTCAAGGAATTCTGCTCCCTCGACTTCATAGTAGAACCATTCCTTGTTCACTTCGAAGAATCGAATCTGATTTGTGGTATATATATGGGTTAATTTCAGATTTTAGTGAAGATGTGGTCAAGAAGAACAACCTTAGCAGCTATATTTGGGTTGTTGGGTGCAGCCTTGAAATTGAGATTATGCTTTCTAGTTCATTCCAAAGTTAGTTGGAATTGAAAGTGTGACTTCGTAGAgagaagagtttttttcaccaacagtccctcaattctggtgtacttaccaatgtgatacctcaactcttaatcgtatcaatgtgatacccagactctagtattgctatcattgaagtacttccgtcagttttatTTCAACTTCTctgtcatcttggtgacgtggcaagtacgtgaggcccacaaagagggttaaaagacaaaattaaccccatctgagaggagcaatgtttttcctgccctttaccttgagaaagacacccaataattccaattttggcgccaattttccctctctactccttaatttgtgtctcttatctaaactaaagaactaccgccaaccagtcgaccacaatctgataaaatcTAGATCaagctcattttctattttttaccctagcacttcttaaactaacagaataaatatagaaatttatatggaacatctcatttccacaatctcataagaatatagaaacacataacttaacgaaattcaaatacatgtttaagtcattagttcttacaagcaaaaatcatggcagatcaacataaaatgtggcaactaatggtacttaaacatgtatttgaatttcgttaaattatgtgtttctatatttttatgagattgtggaaatgagatgttccatataaatttgtatatttattctgttagtttaacaagtgatagggtaaaaatagaaaatgagattgatctaagttttatcagattgtagtcgactggttggcggtagttctttagtttagataagagacacaaattaaggagtagggagggaaaattggcgccaaaattggaattgttgggtgtctttctcaaggtaaagggcaggaaaaacattgctcctctcagatggggttaattttgtcttttaaccctctttgtgggtctcacgtacttgccacgtcaccaagatgacggagaagttgaaaaaaactgacggaagtacttcaatgatagcaatactagagtctgggtatcacattggtacgattaagagtttaGGTATCACATtagtaggtacaccagagttgaggcactgttggtgaaaaaaactctagaGAGAATGAAGAGAAGTATTGGAATAAACATATTGTGAATGTTAAAAGAGTATTAAAAAAATGTGAGGGTGCGCAAATTGTAAAAGGGTGCCAAAATCAGCActcttaatttaatttaatggtGGTGTCGGAATGTTGGTACAGGGGATGACTGACCTTGACAGTAGTCGGGCGGCCACCATGTGTGGTTGGATACGTGTCGAGGTTGTGCGTTTAACCCTTTTACTGTGGGTGGCCCTAGTTAGAAATTTGGGGAACCGAATGGACCAAATGGTTAAACTTGCTAGAATTTGCGGGTCGGGTCCCAATTAGATCCATCATTGAAAGTGACGACCCCGTTGGGGTTTTTATATGTGATCACATAATTATGCGGTCCTTAGTTCTAATTATTCAGTTAATTGGTGTCTGGTAACTTTCTATAGAAAATGACTTACCGCAATTTGTCATTGCATTTCTGCCCCCTGTTTGGTGGAGTAACAAAGTTCTTACTCAGCTAATATGGCTTTATTTTTAGATCCGTCTTCTGTTGGGTGTGTTGTAAATTTTCTCTAAGAAAATAACCTCGGTGATTTCTTATTTTGTATGTAAGCTATATATTTTCTCCATAATCCACGTATATAAGGTTTATTCGTGACCAATTCCATCAAGAAACTGTTTCAAAggaattgtaaacacaacTTTTAGATGAGTGAATATCAATTGTGGTGCTAAACCTCATACATTATATATTCCTGCCTCTAAATCATATTATTGCACACAACTAAGGATGATGATCCAAATTAAGACAGAAGTctgatgataaaaaaaaaggtgcaACGAGGGTTTGCTAAAATGTGATCAGCACCCTGGAAATAAAATTCATGACTGGAGTTCCCTTTACACTCGTTTTATTAACCCCAACACAAGTATTCCAAAGCATGGTGCTTGAACATAGCACAACTATCATGACAGAAGTGAACAAACACGATCTACTATATTGGATAGAGCTAACCCTTTGCTTAGCAATTGGCAGGAGGGGTGAGGCCGCACTTAGCCGGAAGTCCCATGGCGAGCTCGGGATCGATTCCGAGAGTAGGCAGAACTGGCGAGGTCTTGTAACTGCAAAGGCAGTTCAAGTCAGCCACAGAAAGATCCTTGCAACACTCGGCAGTCGGATCAGACGGGTTCGGCTTCATCACCGATGGCTTGCAAGCAGTTAGAGCATCCTCACTCATATTGCAGAAGCTGAAAGCTCTTGACCCTTCCAAAGACACAAGCATTGCCACCACCATGATCGCCATTAGCTTATTGAAACTACCCATCGTCACCATTTTGATCAGATAAATGGAAACTGGCTAGTAGAAGTTGTATGATCAGTTGTGAATGTGTGACATTGTTGAATGTGAGAGCTTGCTTATATAGGGAAGGAGAGGGAGTTTTGGAGCCACAAGTATGAAGCCCGTGAATGAGGAGAATATTTTGGCTGTATTCTCACAGTCACGGGGTGCTTTCTCTTCCACGAATGATATTTTATGCTTTGTTTTCGGTGTCATTTTTGGATTGAAGGAGCACACAGGAAGGTCATGCTTTGTTTTGGTTGTCAATTTTGGATTAGACGAGCATACAGATAGAGGTTAAGACGTTACGTGAGTTAATGACCGCGTGACCAAAATGGATTCATAATTTTAGAATTAGAGGAATAACTTGGGTTGCATGTCTTTTTTCGCGTTTGTGTTCAAACCTAATTCTAGATGTGCCTAGGCAACCAACTATAGCTACCACAAAGGTAAAGCAAAAGCCGTAGATGATTTATAAGATGGAATCATGGAAAACATAAAACTCAAGCAAATCCGACCAGCTAGTGCGCCATGCATGATGCATCGGAACAGTGATACTTGCAATTTAGTTATATCGCGCGCGGCATTAGCCCTTGCGACGTACAGATGTGCCCCTTGCTAGTTTGCTCAAGTACCACTGCTTAGGTGGAGTAATTGctgtgaaatatatataatctttttCACGTAATGCATGCATTTGATTCACTAATTAGAActtgaaaattaaatttataattgtgTAACCAGAATAAAAATTAAGGATAATGCATGTTTCGTATATGCCGCAGATCGTGATGAAACTATGAAAGGAGAGGGGGctctcttatatatatgtattttgtTCCTCAGGCATGCATTGCGCACACTTGCTCGATTATATAAAAAATCCATTGGTTGATTAATTTCCAAGTAAGTCCGTGACGTGATCGATATATCTTGTATTCTTGTTCCTTTGCCTTTTGCATTTGGATTAGTCCTTGTTATTAAGTTTATCTAATACAAATTCAAGCAGTTGCTCGTCCTTAGTTGGCTCGATATCAATGAGGCTACGATAACAAGCTATGTATCATGAAATTGTCATTGAAAAACAAGTTATCTAGATCCAGTTGTTCATCTAAAATCTAGCAGTCCGTGATATATATCACACGCGCGCGCGCAATTCACTACAAAAAAATTGAGCAAAGGCCACAAAAATTTACCACATTTGTATGAGTTTTGTGGGATTTTAAGCAATAGCCACCTCACTAAAGGCCACAAATTGACCACAAACTTTGCTCAACTTTTTGTAGTGATTATGCATGATTTCATCAGCCTTTAAAAAAATGCATGATTTCATTAGTTAGTTGTTATCGTGGAATTGATTAGTAAGCTTACGGTTTAAAATTTGGTGTAATATGTTTGTGGTATGTGACTATAAACTGATCGATCCATAAGTTAA from Argentina anserina chromosome 2, drPotAnse1.1, whole genome shotgun sequence carries:
- the LOC126783702 gene encoding protein PEP-RELATED DEVELOPMENT ARRESTED 1, chloroplastic — its product is MLQSTTTIFFPTLSFSPSQSRHPITLLSLPSFSYHYTHSQFPPNHQPKKKPQFQRLCGSYEVGGGFPDDVLGAQNRDKTTQEKTDPAQIEALLKGGEQVTSVLEEMITLLEDMKMDEASEEVAVEIAAQGVLGKRVDEMEAGFMMALDYMIQLADDDQDDKRKSLLEVIKDTVLSYLTKKCPPHVQVIGLLCRTPLKDSRQELLRRVAAGGGVFQSKNDVKVHVPAANLNEIANQADDLLETMETRPVVPDRKLLARLVLIREEARNRMGGGILDERNDRGFKTLPESEVNFLTKLVALKPGKTVEEMIKNVMEGKDEGAEESGSDDKNTTSKKGSGIAGRESVTGRKALPVRPGMFLETVSKVLGGIYGGNVSGITAQHLEWVHQKTLEVLQEIAF
- the LOC126783630 gene encoding uncharacterized protein At5g48480; the protein is MADQEVQNGGAVKAATVAFDLVSVLEVEAPKAEEAVQFYKEVFGAVEVERGANPKRKADQEQPLIHVLLKFGSGKVLVVDRLEEELKTKKNSAFQLVSEDDVEAVIKKVVAAGGTTESGVTEDQACFPGKHISGKVTDSFGVSWTIVGKKSTTENGANSPAAETVANNTTVA